From the Nodularia sphaerocarpa UHCC 0038 genome, the window CGATTTTAAGTACCATCGGCCGTCTGCAAGTTGAATTAGACCCAAATGCTGAACAAGATGTTGTTCAAAATTTCCGTCAGACGCAAAGAAGAACAATCATATCTATTAGATTTATTTTACTATTAATTATAGTACCTTTGTTAACTCATCAAATATCAAAAGTATTAATAGTCGGTCCGATAATCAACCATTTTAGAAATCCCGAAACAACGCAAATGTTTCTCAATTTAGAAATGGAAGAAGAAGCATTAGTAGAACTGCAAAGATTTGAAGAAAAAATCAAATTTAAAACCCTAATTAGTAGCGCCCCACCACTTTCTGCGGAAGAGATAGAAATCCAGATGGAGGATAAAGCCCTGGAAATTGCTGAACAATTTCGTCGCCAAAGCGCCAACGCCATTAAAAATGTTTTTTCTGATATTTTCTCGGTTGGTGCTTTTATTTATTTGTTAATTATCAGCAAGCGTTCTATCGCAGTCCTCAAAGATTTCTTTGATCATATTGTCTATGGTCTGAGTGACAGCGCTAAAGCATTTATTATTATTTTGTTTACTGATGTATTTGTCGGATTTCACTCTCCGCACGGCTGGGAAGTAATATTAGAAGGTGTATCACGCCATTGGGGTTTACCAGCTAATAGAGATTTCATCTTCTTATTTATTGCCACTTTTCCCGTAATTTTGGATACTATCGTTAAATATTGGATTTTCCGTTATTTAAACCGCATATCTCCCTCCGCCGTTGCTACATACAGGAATATGAACGAATAACAGAAATCACATGGGCAAATTTACTAATTTTTCTCCACTTCCAACTGGTGGTGTCATGATATCGGATCATGCTTGAGGAATGGTTTCTTTAGATTCTGGGGGGTATTCTGTATAGGTGAATTGCAATAATACCTTGTCCGATTTTTTCTGCATTATCCGCAAAATAAGGTATAAATCCAAATAGGAGTATAATTAATTTTGATTTACTACTTGCTTATAATAACACACTTGCTACACTTACCTTCTTTACAAGGAAAGGCTAAATGATCTTAGACAATGAAAAATATCGGAAAGTTCATAAGTGGATTACAAAATATACAGAAGAAGGTACTGTAGACATTGTTACAGGTTATTTTACTGTTGGGGCTTTAGCTTATCTTTCTCAGCAAATTAATCATAAAATTGCTAAATTTCGATTAGTGCTTGGGGATATTGTTAACTTAGATCAAGTCGAGAATCGCCCGTTAGATTTACTAAATGAGAATATTACCATTGAAGCGGCTCTACATCTTAGTCTTTTGGCACAGGAAGCCGTTATTTTTTTGAGACAGGATAAAGTTAAAGCAAAAACTTTAGAGCCAAATTTTTGTCATGCGAAGTGTTACTTATTTGATCCATCGAAGGATGATGATCGCAACAAGTATTTTATTTCGGGTAGTTCAAACTTAACTGAAGCAGGAATTGGCTTAAAGCATACAAATAATTTGGAATTGAATATTGCTGAGACGGGAAATAATAGTCAATATAAAGAGTTGGTAGAATGGTTTGATTCACTTTG encodes:
- a CDS encoding proton extrusion protein PcxA — protein: MKIPFFSQKIYPFLLSTYRWYLLTPERSLEAAYQAALQIKAIEDEHFNGNQIDLNSAMYSNSIMDFFESDLQRLLKRARMRLTEFRASRLFSNESHQRAAQKTGIDYPSPAFILEKLQFIDQVISKYNNLENEINSATLVNQPQIVKVDAPTSELSPQKLTTPNQEPQKKQRGKADTMGILPRSILSTIGRLQVELDPNAEQDVVQNFRQTQRRTIISIRFILLLIIVPLLTHQISKVLIVGPIINHFRNPETTQMFLNLEMEEEALVELQRFEEKIKFKTLISSAPPLSAEEIEIQMEDKALEIAEQFRRQSANAIKNVFSDIFSVGAFIYLLIISKRSIAVLKDFFDHIVYGLSDSAKAFIIILFTDVFVGFHSPHGWEVILEGVSRHWGLPANRDFIFLFIATFPVILDTIVKYWIFRYLNRISPSAVATYRNMNE